The Ictalurus punctatus breed USDA103 chromosome 9, Coco_2.0, whole genome shotgun sequence genome contains a region encoding:
- the LOC108269614 gene encoding serine/threonine-protein kinase PAK 6, with translation MFRKKKKKRPEISAPKNFEHRVHTSYDAKLGIFVGLPTQWQSLIENLRRPKPMVDPSRITPVELKPKKTIVRGTFVGHGDYISAMLSDMSRLSVTSSNSLRKSSPSTRKRAQSLGRLGEVMEGDGYQYEDLERTELDPDSQNHWRDQIRNIHSESGTPFMGMKKSITLEPNGILPRAKSTYEVNVNLLEGRPPPPVLPMPPPPPIPVPPRPVYVGGDMGSPNERLMMRREFPIVLSHNPRPITCFYSPTIPMQQGQGEGGGFNTDIRTADRLLVHPQNSPGRPYSSYDLKLQADTLLRPQPGFFHSGASSPMVSTTRPHRAVRSSSSYTIGLSPNISFRPSGPDPFLRHSGCPNPGLYPRQDSPSQPRPSPTGSLATSPAGTCSPAFRPQQHPSPRPPPDPPKVTHEQFKAALQMVVDKGDPRSYLENFVKIGEGSTGVVCIAREKHSGRLVAVKMMDLRRQQRRELLFNEVVIMRDYQHRNVVEMFKSALVEEELWVIMEYLQGGALTNIVSETRLSEEQIATVCEAVLQALAYLHSQGVIHRDIKSDSILLSLDGRIKLSDFGFCAQISKDIPKRKSLVGTPYWMAPEVISKSPYGTEVDVWSMGIMVVEMVDGEPPYFSETPVVAMKRLRDEPPPTIRNIQQVSPMLKDFLDRMLTRDPVERASATDLLEHPFLLQSSSPQCLVPLVEQYRKRMSRC, from the exons ATGTTCcgcaaaaagaagaagaagaggccaGAAATTTCTGCACCAAAGAACTTCGAACACAGAGTCCATACCTCTTATGACGCAAAGCTTGGGATCTTTGTGGGCTTACCAACACAATGGCAGAGTCTTATAGAGAACCTGCGAAGACCCAAACCCATGGTGGACCCCTCCAGAATAACACCAGTGGAATTAAAACCAAAGAAG ACGATTGTGCGTGGGACCTTCGTCGGCCACGGAGACTACATCTCAGCCATGCTGTCGGATATGAGCCGCCTGTCGGTGACCAGCTCCAACTCACTACGTAAGAGCAGCCCTTCGACCCGCAAGAGAGCCCAATCTTTGGGCCGCCTTGGCGAGGTGATGGAGGGTGATGGCTACCAGTATGAGGACCTGGAGCGCACTGAGCTTGACCCAGATTCCCAGAACCACTGGAGAGACCAGATACGCAACATCCACAGTGAGAGTGGGACCCCATTTATGGGTATGAAGAAGAGCATCACCCTGGAACCCAACGGCATCCTGCCTAGAGCTAAATCTACTTATGAGGTTAATGTTAACTTGCTGGAGGGACGTCCTCCTCCTCCGGTACTACCCatgcctccaccaccaccaatcCCTGTGCCACCAAGGCCAGTGTATGTGGGTGGAGATATGGGTAGCCCTAATGAAAGACTGATGATGAGACGGGAGTTTCCCATAGTGTTGTCTCACAATCCAAGGCCCATCACCTGCTTTTATAGTCCGACTATACCCATGCAGCAAGGACAAGGAGAGGGTGGAGGGTTTAACACAGATATAAGGACTGCTGACAGGCTGCTGGTTCATCCACAAAATAGCCCTGGAAGACCGTACTCTTCTTATGACCTGAAG TTACAGGCAGATACTCTCCTGAGACCTCAGCCAGGCTTCTTCCACAGTGGAGCTAGCAGTCCCATGGTGAGCACCACAAGGCCTCACAGGGCCGTACGATCATCCTCCAGCTACACAATCGGTCTTTCTCCCAACATCAGTTTCCGGCCCTCAGGCCCTGATCCCTTCCTGAGGCACTCAGGGTGCCCCAATCCAGGACTCTACCCCAGACAAGACAGCCCATCCCAGCCCCGGCCTTCACCCACTGGCTCTCTGGCCACCAGTCCAGCTGGAACTTGTTCTCCAGCCTTCAGACCACAGCAGCACCCATCCCCACGGCCTCCGCCCGACCCACCCAAAGTCACCCATGAGCAGTTCAAGGCAGCTCTACAGATGGTGGTGGACAAGGGTGACCCACGCTCCTACCTGGAGAACTTTGTCAAGATTGGTGAGGGCTCCACTGGGGTGGTGTGTATTGCACGAGAAAAGCACAGTGGCCGTTTGGTGGCAGTAAAGATGATGGACCTGAGGAGGCAGCAGAGACGGGAGCTGCTGTTCAATGAG GTAGTGATTATGCGGGACTACCAGCACAGGAATGTGGTGGAGATGTTTAAGAGTGCACTGGTGGAGGAAGAGCTCTGGGTTATTATGGAGTACCTCCAGGGCGGAGCTCTCACTAACATAGTGTCTGAAACCAG GTTGAGTGAGGAGCAGATTGCCACGGTGTGTGAGGCTGTCCTGCAGGCACTGGCTTATCTCCACTCGCAAGGCGTCATTCATCGAGACATCAAAAGTGACTCCATCCTGCTGTCCTTGGATGGAAGG atTAAACTGTCCGACTTTGGCTTTTGTGCTCAGATCAGCAAAGATATTCCTAAAAGGAAATCACTGGTAGGGACACCATATTGGATGGCCCCTGAAGTTATATCAAAGTCACCATATGGCACTGAG GTGGATGTGTGGTCTATGGGCATCATGGTGGTAGAGATGGTAGACGGAGAGCCTCCTTACTTCAGTGAAACCCCAGTTGTGGCCATGAAGCGGCTGAGAGATGAGCCACCGCCCACTATACGGAACATTCAGCAG GTGTCTCCGATGTTAAAAGACTTCTTGGACCGCATGCTGACCAGAGACCCGGTGGAGCGTGCTAGCGCCACGGACCTCCTTGAGCACCCGTTCCTACTTCAGAGCAGCTCTCCACAGTGCCTCGTTCCCCTTGTCGAGCAGTACCGCAAGCGCATGTCCCGCTGCTGA